The Kogia breviceps isolate mKogBre1 chromosome 8, mKogBre1 haplotype 1, whole genome shotgun sequence DNA window GTCTTCAATCCAGATCTGATAATCTCTCCAGTGCCCTGTTCACTCTTCACTCCTTCCCCTAATGCACATGCACAGTCTCTTATcctaatggtttttattttaaagatttatttttctcctgagcaggagaatttaaaaatattagaagtaGGGGGAAATGCTGAGAAATTTATGTAATATTAAGGTTCCAGACTTTAAATATATTAGCAAAAATGCAAttagtattaatatatttataattttttctatttaagaaCAATGGTAATTTTTACATTTCCACTCTAGAAACAGAGGACTGGAAGTATTTGGAACCCCCTGAAGAAACTTGTTCAGCGTTAATTGGTTTCCTATTAAGTTATAGCTCTGAGAAAGCTAAGATGCCCTAGATGAGCAAGTTTAATTTGAAGTCTATGGTGAAGTActtatattttacaataatattGATGGGTTTTTATcatgggttttatttgtttttgttagaCCTAGGTATGGCCAGTGAGTTTCTTGTTTAGGAAATTGCAATTCTGTTATTTGACTAGATAGCAGTTGACTCATGATGGGACTTTCTGTGATGGTGGAGAAAGATCAGTAATAGGcccagaaaaatataaaggaagaaactaatatttaacatctgtaaaatgattagTGTAGAAAGCAGCTAAAGAGGGATTTTTAAGACAACAAGGCCAAAATGTAATGCAACTAGATTTCAGGTCTGGAAAATTCATTTTGTAAGTTATGGGTCTATATAAACTGACAAATTTAAAGCAAACAGAACTAATCTTTAAGATTCTAGTGATCCTTGTGAGAAAAAGTAAGGAAGGAGGCTGAAAATATGATTTCAAGGTATTTAGTAACTGACTGGATTAAATAAAAAGGCGAAGAAAAGCTTCTTAGGGAGGCTGAAAGGAGTCAGTGATGAACTGAATATAATAGTGTAGTAAGAATAGTGTAGTATAACAGGAGTgtagtaataataacagcaactaaCATTTACTCAGCAGTTGCTATAAGCCAGGCACTGCCCATGAGTGCTTTTAcattttgttatttcatttaatcttcactaacagatccttttttgtgtgtgaaagaATCTTCCACTAAAAACCACAGAAATGGTTCAAATAGGTGAACTTTCTGGTATGCAAATTTTCTCCCTAAAGCTAATTTTAAAGATACATGTATAATACTACAAACAAAACAGTTGAGTAGTCCGTAGTGTTTGGGGCATATGTATGCAAGATATAAAACCATGTGTCAACTGAGAATTatgatatttttggtttttgttttctagaGAAGGATGGCGGGGAtggcgggggcggcggggaagCACataaatggacatttaaaaaaatctggaaaaaccATGAGAAAATGTTAGCTGCTAACTCTGAGTGGAGGATACATGGGTActtggtatattttcttttgcacttttttgtatatatcaaattatttttttaaaaaagaataatagactattatataatatttgagaGCTTACTGTGGACCAGGCACTTTTtctaagggctttttttttttttttttttttaacatcttcacaAATCCTATGAGGCAGGTTCTAGTATCAGTGAGCTACAGATGAAATTGAAGCATAAGGACAGTAACTAGTAACTAATCCATAGTCACACTGGTAATGTGGcagcaggattcaaacccaggaaatCTGACTTTAGAGCTTGTGCTTTAAGTACTGTATTATTATGCTACACTGCCCCTTTATGTTACAAAGACAATAAACTACTTAACTATTTTTACCAAAGTATGTTTCAcagtcatttgcattttttttcagattttagatttcttttttatcaggttactgatgtatttttttcccttttacagaTAATGGCATCAGCCGCTAAGGAATTTAAAATGGACAACTTTTCACCTAAAGCTGGCACTAGCAAATTGCAACAGACAGTACCAGCTGATGCATCTCCTGATTCTAAGTGTCCTATATGCTTGGATAGGTTTGATAATGTGTCTTACTTAGATCGCTGTTTACATAAGTTCTGTTTTCGCTGTGTACAGGAGTGGTCAAAAAACAAAGCTGAATGTCCACTATGTAAACAGCCCTTTGATTCTATTTTCCATTCTGTGAGGGCAGAAGACGACTTCAAGGAGTATGTCCTAAGGCCTTCATACAATGGTTCTTTTGCTACACCTGATGTTCGACGATTCCGCTACCGTACAACTATGACAAGGGAACGAAGTGCTTCTATTTATTCACCTAATAGTACCATGAATAGAAGAACAACAACCCCACCAGATAGTGGAGTAATATTTGAAGGGTTAGGCATTTCAGCAAGACCTAGAGATGGTGAAATTCCTCCATTTATGAGACAGATTGCAATAAGGAGGCCAGCTACTGCAGATGAAAGATCTTTGCGGAAAATTCAAGAACAGGATATTATTAATTTTAGGCGAACTCTCTATCGTGCTGGTGCTCGAGTTAGAAATATTGAAGACGGTGGCCGCTATAGGGATATTTCAGCTGAATTTTTCCGTAGAAATCCAGCTTGCCTTCACAGATTAGTCCCCTGGTTAAAACGTGAACTCACAGTTCTCTTTGGAGCTCATGGATCATTAGTGAATATTGTCCAGCATATCATCATGAGTAATGTTACTCGCTATGACTTGGAGAGTCAGGCATTTGTGTCTGATTTAAGGCCATTTTTACTAAATCGGACTGAGCATTTTATACACGAATTTATCAGTTTTGCCCGATCTCCATTTAACATGGCAGCCTTTGACCAGCATGCAAATTATGATTGTCCTGCTCCTTCATATGAAGAAGGTAGCCATTCTGATTCTTCGGTCATAACAATATCTCCTGATGAAGCAGAGACCCAAGAGCTGGATGTTAATGTAGCTACTATTAGTCAGGCACCATGGGATGATGAAACTCCAGGGCCATCTTATTCAAGCTCAGAGCAGGTACATGCTGCCATGTCTTCCCTTTTGAATACTTCTGACAGTTCAGATGAAGAACTTGTAACAGGAAGAGCCACATCTCAGATGCAAGGAGTACAAACCAATGACGACATAAATAATGACAGTGATTCTTCTTCAGATAATTGTGTCATTGTTGGGTTTGTTAAACCACTAGCTGAGAGGACCCCAGAACTTGTTGAACTGTCCTCTGATTCTGAGGAGTTAGGTTCCTACGAGAAAATGGAGACTGTAAAGGCACAAGAACAAGAGCAGTCTTACAGTTCTGGTGATAGTGATGTTAGTAGATGTTCATCTCCACACTCTGTCCTTGGAAaggatgaacaaataaataaaggtcaTTGTGATTCTGGTACAAGAATCACatcaaagaaggaagagaaacggTCTGTATCATTGTCCTCTCCCAGAGACCTGAGCTCATCCATCAGAGGAGACAGAGTATATTCCCCATATACCCGCAGACACAGAAGGAGGGGAAGATCCAGAAGTTCAGATTCGTGTTCCCAGAGTAGGAGTGGCCATGATCAGAAGAATCGTAGGAAGCATCatgggaagaaaagaatgaaaagcagacGATCCAGAAGCAGGGAGAGTAGCAGACCTAGAGGTAGAAGAGACAAAAAGAGATCAAGAACTAGAGATAGCAGTTGGTCAAGAAGAAGCCAAACTCTGTCTCTAAGTAGTGAAAGCACAAGCAGATCAAGATCTCGTAGCAGTGATCGTGGTAAAAGAAGATCACGGAGCAGAAATCGAGATCGTtactatttaagaaataattatggAAGCAGATATAAGTGGGAGTATACTTACTATAGTAGAAACAAGGACAGGGATGGCTACGAATCATCTTACAGGAGGAGGACTCTGTCCAGAGCTCATTATTCCAGACAATCTTCAAGTCCAGAATTTAGAATGCAGTCTTTTTCTGAAAGAACAAatgctaggaaaaaaaataatcacagtGAAAGGAAATATTACTACTATGAAAGGCATAGATCGAGGAGCCTGTCTAGTACTAGATCAAAGACTGCATCTACAGGGCCTGACCGTGTGAGAAATGAAAAGCCTGGCGGGAAACGAAAATACAAAACACGGCATTTGGAGGGTTCTAACGATGTGGCTCAACCATCTCGGGAATTTGCTTCTAAAATAAAGGAAGGTCATTACTCAAAATCTTCATCAAAATTGGATGGAAGCTATAAAAATGAGAGTGACAGCTTTTCAGATACCCGATCatcagacagagagacaaagcacaagagaagaaaaaggacccGGAGCCTAAGTGTAGAGATAGTTTATGAAGGGAAAGCTACCGATACAACTAgacaccataaaaagaaaaagaagaaacataagaGGAAACATAAGAAACATCATGGCGATGATGCTTCACGTTCCCCAGTTGTGATTACCATTGACAGTGACAGTGATAAGGATTCTGAAGTAAAGGAGGATATAGAATGTGACCTTAGTGGTCCTCAAAACCCTCTACAAAATGAATTTTTGGTTCCTTCCTTGGGACCATTTGAAACTAAAGATGTAGTTACAATAGAAGATGAATTTGGTGTCCTGGGCAAGGAGTGTGATATTACCACACTTAATAACAACTTGAATAATGCCAACAAAACTGTAGATAATATTTCACCCCAGGCAGCTTCAGTTGAACAGACTCTTGATGTAAGAGAAGAGAGCACCTTTGTCTCTGATTTGGAGAGCCAGCCCAGTAATGTCTCTTATCACACTGAGTCAACAAGGCGATTGCCATCTCCACGGATATCATTAATGTCAGTGTCTCTTGGTAGAGACCATGATATGTCTTAAAACTGCCAAAGCGTCTCATTGAGAATTCTGGtggtataaaaaggaaaaaaaaaaaaaaaaaaaaagaactatgtcaTCTACTGTAGTCTGTTTAAAGATGACACTTGGTGAAAACTCTTTtccccattaaaaatattttgtgatttgtgtgtgtgtgtgtgtgtgttaaaaatttgtaaaaatcattatttgttcaaaaaatatgtatgtcCCACCCTCAGAGATATGCACttttaagtgaagaaaatgaTATTGCTAGCAGTTTATTTAAAACTTgggatccttttaaaataaaaaatataaattttagaagttaTTTCATAAAGCCATATGGtattgacatatttttaaagtagtcaatgagtatttttgaatttttttttgagagttaTTCTGGAAATGTGTTATAAGCTAGGAGAATCCCTTTGgacagtctttatttttcttcttaaaaatttgtATGATTCAAAACCATTTCTTCAGGTTAAATTGAGG harbors:
- the TOPORS gene encoding E3 ubiquitin-protein ligase Topors isoform X1 — its product is MGSQQPPGSPLSREEGEAPLPTPAPEGRRRSRRVRLRGSCRHRPSFLGRRELATSSPAGPAPVSSEIMASAAKEFKMDNFSPKAGTSKLQQTVPADASPDSKCPICLDRFDNVSYLDRCLHKFCFRCVQEWSKNKAECPLCKQPFDSIFHSVRAEDDFKEYVLRPSYNGSFATPDVRRFRYRTTMTRERSASIYSPNSTMNRRTTTPPDSGVIFEGLGISARPRDGEIPPFMRQIAIRRPATADERSLRKIQEQDIINFRRTLYRAGARVRNIEDGGRYRDISAEFFRRNPACLHRLVPWLKRELTVLFGAHGSLVNIVQHIIMSNVTRYDLESQAFVSDLRPFLLNRTEHFIHEFISFARSPFNMAAFDQHANYDCPAPSYEEGSHSDSSVITISPDEAETQELDVNVATISQAPWDDETPGPSYSSSEQVHAAMSSLLNTSDSSDEELVTGRATSQMQGVQTNDDINNDSDSSSDNCVIVGFVKPLAERTPELVELSSDSEELGSYEKMETVKAQEQEQSYSSGDSDVSRCSSPHSVLGKDEQINKGHCDSGTRITSKKEEKRSVSLSSPRDLSSSIRGDRVYSPYTRRHRRRGRSRSSDSCSQSRSGHDQKNRRKHHGKKRMKSRRSRSRESSRPRGRRDKKRSRTRDSSWSRRSQTLSLSSESTSRSRSRSSDRGKRRSRSRNRDRYYLRNNYGSRYKWEYTYYSRNKDRDGYESSYRRRTLSRAHYSRQSSSPEFRMQSFSERTNARKKNNHSERKYYYYERHRSRSLSSTRSKTASTGPDRVRNEKPGGKRKYKTRHLEGSNDVAQPSREFASKIKEGHYSKSSSKLDGSYKNESDSFSDTRSSDRETKHKRRKRTRSLSVEIVYEGKATDTTRHHKKKKKKHKRKHKKHHGDDASRSPVVITIDSDSDKDSEVKEDIECDLSGPQNPLQNEFLVPSLGPFETKDVVTIEDEFGVLGKECDITTLNNNLNNANKTVDNISPQAASVEQTLDVREESTFVSDLESQPSNVSYHTESTRRLPSPRISLMSVSLGRDHDMS
- the TOPORS gene encoding E3 ubiquitin-protein ligase Topors isoform X2, with product MIMASAAKEFKMDNFSPKAGTSKLQQTVPADASPDSKCPICLDRFDNVSYLDRCLHKFCFRCVQEWSKNKAECPLCKQPFDSIFHSVRAEDDFKEYVLRPSYNGSFATPDVRRFRYRTTMTRERSASIYSPNSTMNRRTTTPPDSGVIFEGLGISARPRDGEIPPFMRQIAIRRPATADERSLRKIQEQDIINFRRTLYRAGARVRNIEDGGRYRDISAEFFRRNPACLHRLVPWLKRELTVLFGAHGSLVNIVQHIIMSNVTRYDLESQAFVSDLRPFLLNRTEHFIHEFISFARSPFNMAAFDQHANYDCPAPSYEEGSHSDSSVITISPDEAETQELDVNVATISQAPWDDETPGPSYSSSEQVHAAMSSLLNTSDSSDEELVTGRATSQMQGVQTNDDINNDSDSSSDNCVIVGFVKPLAERTPELVELSSDSEELGSYEKMETVKAQEQEQSYSSGDSDVSRCSSPHSVLGKDEQINKGHCDSGTRITSKKEEKRSVSLSSPRDLSSSIRGDRVYSPYTRRHRRRGRSRSSDSCSQSRSGHDQKNRRKHHGKKRMKSRRSRSRESSRPRGRRDKKRSRTRDSSWSRRSQTLSLSSESTSRSRSRSSDRGKRRSRSRNRDRYYLRNNYGSRYKWEYTYYSRNKDRDGYESSYRRRTLSRAHYSRQSSSPEFRMQSFSERTNARKKNNHSERKYYYYERHRSRSLSSTRSKTASTGPDRVRNEKPGGKRKYKTRHLEGSNDVAQPSREFASKIKEGHYSKSSSKLDGSYKNESDSFSDTRSSDRETKHKRRKRTRSLSVEIVYEGKATDTTRHHKKKKKKHKRKHKKHHGDDASRSPVVITIDSDSDKDSEVKEDIECDLSGPQNPLQNEFLVPSLGPFETKDVVTIEDEFGVLGKECDITTLNNNLNNANKTVDNISPQAASVEQTLDVREESTFVSDLESQPSNVSYHTESTRRLPSPRISLMSVSLGRDHDMS